The window CCATCTATACTTTTAATTTTACGCCTGCCTATTATTTGGTCATTTGGTATTTTTCTTATTGTGCTATTGCTCAGCTCCTTTTTATTAAGACTCTCTTTTGCCCGTTTCGCTAAAATGAATTCCGTATTTAATAAAATAGCTGAAGGAGATTTTAGCATAAGGGCTGATGTTTCAAATGATGAAGTTGGAAGTATAACCTCGGTTTTAAATAACGCAATAGAGAAGGTTAGTGCTTCCTTGGCAAATATTGGGAAGCATACCGACAAGATGCAGGGGATGTGCGAAAATTTATCTGCCAATATGGTAGAATCCGCTGCCGCCTTAAATGAGATTACGGCAAATATTGATGGAGTTAGAGGGCAGGTTCTCACTCAAAACTCCAGTGTAGAAAATGCGGTCAGCAAGGTGGATGAAATATCCAGAGGTATTTCAGAGCTTGATGTTCATATTGACAATCAAACTGAAAGTTTTATGTCTTCTACAAAGGCTGTAGTAGAAATAGTTTCAAATATTGAAGGTGTAAGAGGAAGGGCGCAAGATAATTTAAAAGCCATTAAAGAACTTGAACAGACAACTCACCAAGGAAAAGAAACCGTAAAATCCGTCGTAGATATTACCAGGATCGTAACCGAGCAATCTGATGGACTTTTGGATGCAATTTCCGTTATACAAAATACGGCAAGTCAGACAAACCTTCTTGCAATGAATGCTGCAATTGAAGCTGCTCATGCCGGAGAAGCCGGAAAGGGTTTTGCCGTTGTTGCCGATGAGATCAGAAAGCTTGCCGAAGAATCCGGAGAGCAGGGTAAAAATATTACAAAGGTTTTGGAAGAATTAAAAAGCAAGATCGAAAATCTAAACGGTGTCGGACCCCGTGTTTCCGAGCAGTTTGAAAAGATAAGTTCTATGATGGATTTTATTTACCGCCATGAAGACGGAATGATAAGAACCATGAATGAGCAGCTCAAAGATGCGGAAGTTGTCTTAAATGAAATACACGGAATGGAAGAGGTAAGCCAAGCTGTAAAAGAGGGTTCCGATGAAATGCTTTTAAAGATAGAAAAAATTTCACAAGAGCTTAAAACTCTTTCTTCCCTTTCGGAAAATATAACTCAAAGGATGACAGAGATGTCGGTTGGGGTAGGGCAGGTAAATAAGAATATTCAGGAAGTAAGCGATACTGCAAGAGTGAATAAAGAAACGGCTTCCGGGGTTGCTTCGGAAATCGCAAAGTTTAAGGTGTGATTAAAATAAGCTATTATCGAACTTGATATAATTTTTTTCTGTAGATAAAATAATAGACCGTAAATATAATGCTTGTCAAAGTCCATGAAATAGGGAAGGCTAGAACAATCATTTCGATTACAGGGTTTATCGGAACAAATAAAAATATCCAGACAATGCGGGAGGCACAAACTCCGAGGAGGGTTATAAGCATGGGCTTAAAAGTTTCTCCCGTTGCATGGATGGCCGCCGAAAAAACTTCGGTAAAGATGAAGACCGTATAAAAGGGCGCAAGGATATGCATAAGTTTTTCGCTTATTATAAGAACCTCGTAATCCTTTGAGTTGATAAAAAGTTTTCCCAAGGGGACATTCCAAAAATAAAGCATTACACAAATGCTTCCTATTATAATGCCGGACATAATAAGCCCTATCCGCACAACTCCGGTAATGCGGTCATATTTTCTTGCACCGTAATTTTGAGCAACAAAGGTTGCAACCGATGTGGTCATGGCTTCGAGTAATATCCAAATTAAAAAGTCCAGCTTGCCGCAAAGCGCACACGCCGCAATGTTGTCCGTTCCCGTACCGTTTACAGTTGCCTGAATTATCATATTGGCTATGGGGAAGAAGGCTGACTGTATGCCGATAGGAAGTCCGAGCCTTGCAATCTTGATAGAAGATAACCTGTCAATTTTTATCTTGCTAAGGAGCAATGGACAGTATCCCGTTTTTTTGGTGAGAGCAAAAAGAATTATTACTGCACTTATAAGCTGCGAAAGCACGGTCGCAAGGGCTGCTCCTCCGATTCCCCACTTAAAGATTCCTATAAAGATTAGGTCTAAGATTACGTTTAATATTGAAGAAACTATCAGGGCATAGAAGGGCGTTTTGGAATTTCCCATTGCACGCAAAATTCCCGAACCGATATTATAAAAAAGGGAGATTCCCATTCCCGCAAAATAAATTCTGACATAGCTCAATGTCATCTCAAAAATATCTTGAGGAACGCCCATCATAAAAAGAAGCAGTGGAGAAATAAGAACTCCGATTATCGAAAGACTTATGCCCGCAATAAGGGTTAGGCCTATTGAAGTGTGGATTGCAGTAAAGAGTTCCTTGATTTTTTTTGCACCGAATAATTGGGAAATAATAATCGTAGCCCCCGCCGAAAGTCCGCTGAAAAGATTTATCGGCAGTTTTAATAAACTTAAAACGGAATCGATTGCCGCAAGACCTTCCTTACCTGTAAACTTCCCCACAATGACGGCATCGGCTGCCGTATATAAATGCTGAAAAAAGTTTCCTGCCAAAATGGGAAGAGTAAATATTATCAAAGTTTTCCAAATTACGCCTTCGGTAAGATCCAAGTCTTTTTTGTACATAGCCTTTTTTCCGTTTTGAGATTCCCTGCTAAAATCTTGGGTTATATAATAAGAATAAAATTAGAGCTTGTCAACGAAAGAAACCGTTTTTTTTTAATTTTAGGATATTACAAATTTGATAAAATTGATATTACGATAAGGTTGATATTTGTGTGGAAACATGTTACACTGTACCGTAATGATAGACAAACACACCGACAGCAGTTATAAATACAATGCACGCCAAGAGTTGAGCTTTGCTCAATTTACCAGAGGCTTATTAAGGATGTCATTACAAAGACTCCCTTAAAACCGCCACGGATGGCGGTGGTTAAGACTCTTAGAGTTTTGCTTACGCAAAACTCTAAGATCAAAAATGTGCGTCCATGCACATTTTTGATCGCTCGGCGGTTAAATTAAAAATTAACTTTGGCAGGAGGAACTTATGACAAAGTTTAAAACAAACAAAAACAAGAAGGCAAAAGCCTTCACAGTTAATGGAGTCGCGGCACTCATCATAGCCGCAATATTGGCACTGGTTTTTATAGCCTGTCCGAACAATGCAGGCGGAAATTCAGGTAACTCAGGTGGAGAAACACCCACACCCTCTGAAGCTACATATGAGTTTGTAGAAATTTCCGAGGTAACCATTACAGGCAAAGAAGTAGACCCCTTAACCTTACCCGGAACTGATGCTTGGTGGAAAGGCGTATTTATTAAAGACCGAAAGGTAAAATTAAGCCCCTACAAGCTCGGCAAGACAGAGGTAACGTATGAGTTATAGCACGAGGTACTCACATGGGCAGAAAGTAATGGCTACACCTTTGCTAATAAGGGAAAAGAAGGCAGTCATGGAACCGTAGGAGCAGCCCCTACAGGTGCAAAAAAAGAGCCTGTAACTGAAGTAAGTTGGCGGGACTGCATAGTATGGTGTAATGCGTATACTCAAATGCAGGCTGAAGGTAAAGCCGATACCGAATGCGTCTACCGCAAAAAGGACGATCATACGGTTGTATTAAAAGATGCGACGGCAACAGCTGATTGTGATGCAGCCTATGCCGATATGAGTAAAAAAGGCTTTAGACTTCCTACGGAAGCCGAGTGGGAATATGCGGCACGTTGGCAGGGAAGCGATAAAACAAATGCGGCACAATACGGGGAAGTATGGCTGACCAAACTAAACAGTGCAAGCGGAGCCAAAGATAAATGGGATACGGCTGAAACAGGAGAGGTTGCATGGTATAGAGGTAATTCAGGAAATAAAACTCATCCGGTAGGAAAAAAGCGGGCGAATGCACTCGGTTTATATGATATGAGCGGGAATGTCTGGGAATGGTGTTTTGATTGGTATAATAACCCTGCATCAAACGATGATGCTTATAAGCAAGGCGGTATTGTTACCGATCCTCAGGGTGCCGCATCAGGCTCTTACCGTGTTCTACGCGGCGGCAGCTGGTACGATAGCGCGAAGAACTGCACTGTAGGCTTTCGGTTTAACCGCGACCCTGGCTACGGGAACTTAGATATTGGCTTCCGCTTGGCTTGGCGGCCTTGAGTCGATGAAAAATGTACATCCGTGTACATTTTTCATCTTAGAGTTTTAGACTTGTGTCTAAAACTCTTGGAAGTTTGGAACCACCGCCGTCCATGGCGGTGTTGTATTAACTATTTAATTTGTTGTAGTTGGAAATGATCAGTTTTCACCAAAATAAGAGATGATAGTTAATATTTAGAATTTTTTATTTGAATCTTTAGTTTTACCCAAATCCTTCTGTTCACAATCTCAATTAAAGATTAAACTAAAAATTTGATAACAATGCGGGTTCTTAGGGGCGGAGCCCCTAAGCGGAATTTTGGAGAAAGGAGGGGACATAGGGGAGGAAAACACCTTTCTCCGAAAAAGGGGTTTTCTTCCCCTAATTTACAGTTCCTCAATCTCTGATTCGGGAAGTCCGGTCATTAACAAAATCTCGGAAATGGGATAACCTCTGTTTTTCATAAGTTTTGCTGTTTCCCGCTTAACCCTATCCTTAATATCCATTTCAAAAGTTGACATTAATTTATATTCTTGCCTTGCTTGTATATATAGGGGGAGAGAACACCCCGTTCAGAGCAGGGTTTTCTCTCCCCCTATACCCCCTCTTTTTCCCGCGCTGCCAAAGGGGCTACCCCTTTGGAAACCCCGATTTATGGGTAAAGATAAGTTATAGAAAATATTTGAAAAAAATAGTAAATTATAAAAAAAATCTCAGCGTCCTTTGCGTCCTCTGCGGTTAAATTATCCGCCTTTGACACTTCCCTTTATTTATGTTATCATCTTCCCTTATGGAAAAAGAGGAAAAAAAAGAACCTATAAAATACGGCATTTTAAGCAATGTTTGGTTTATGCTTAAAACATCTTTTAGGACATATAAGTCGGTGCCTGTTTTGATTTTGCTGGAAGCCCTTTTATATACGGGAGATAATTTAATTTCGATATTTTTTGCGCCTGCCGTTTTGAGCCTTATTCAAAACAATGCTCCCATTAAAAATCTTTTAATAACTATTTTTGCCTTTGCTTTTTCTTTAATGCTTTTACGCGGACTCCTCTCTTATCTGCGAACGAACCATTTATTCGGGCGGATTGGAGTTAGGAGTGAGCTTATTTTTATGATAGGCAGTAAGGCGATGAATACTTCCTATAATAACTTGGATAATAAGGATTTTGAAGCAAAGAAAAATAAGGCGATGGGTGTTACCGGCGGTAACTCGGAATCAACCGAAGCTATTTGGACTACCTTACAGGGGCTTCTTCAATACCTTCTTTGCTTTATCATCTATCTTGTTATCCTTGCTTCCTTAAACCTTAATATAATTTTAATTACCTTTTTGACAACCTGCGTGAGTTTTTTTATCACCAACAGTGTAAGCTCTTGGATGTATAAAAGGCGTGATGAAGAAAATAAGCATGTAAATCATTTACGCTACATAACCCAAACCGGAAAAAATAAGCAGCTTGCAAAGGATATCCGCCTTTTCGGAATGGAGGCTTGGCTTAAAGAATTATATGAAAAGCATTTAAGGCTTTACAGCAATTTTCACCTCAAAGGAGAAAAGCGTTATTTTTTTGCCGACCTTGCAGACCTTGTTTTAACCTTTTTGCGGAACGGTCTTATTTATTATTGGCTGATAAGTCTTGTCTTACAAAAAAATATAAGCGTTCCCCAATTTATTCTTTATTTTGCCGCAGCGGGAACTTTTACCCAATGGGTAAGCGGTATTTTAAATCGGTTTTCTGTTTTGCATAAGCAAAGTCTGGATATTTCCCGCCTTAGAGAATTTTTTGAATTTAAAGAAGATTATCTATTTGAAAAAGGTGAAAAAATTCCTCTACAAAAAGAAAACCTCATCGAGCTAAAAGATGTAAGCCTTTTATATTCGGAAGGCGGAACTCCTGTTTTGGATAGATTCAATTTGACTTTGAAGCCTAAAGAAAAGCTTGCCATTGTCGGCTTAAACGGGGCAGGAAAAACAAGCCTTGTAAAATTGATTACCGGGCTTTACGATCCTAGCCAAGGAGAGGTTTTATTTAACGGAAAAAATATAAAAGAATTTAACCGAAGCGAATACTATAAGTGCTTTAGTGCGGTCTTTCAGGAGTTTTCGATTCTGCCTACCAGTATTGCTGTAAACATTGCACAAAGCCGAGAGAACATTAACAAGGAGAGGATTGAAGATGTGCTAAAGCTTTCGGGACTTTACGATAAGGTTAAAACTCTTCCCCAAAAAGAAGAAACCCGTCTTTGTAAGGACATCTTCTTTGATGCCGTAGAACTTTCAGGCGGCGAAACTCAAAAGCTCTTACTTGCAAGGGCTCTTTACAATGACAGGCCCTTTTTAATATTGGATGAACCGACGGCAGCCTTGGACCCTATCGCTGAACATGAGCTTTATACTAAGTATAACGATTTATCGAAGGACAAAACTTCTATCTTTATTTCGCACAGGCTTGCTTCCACCCGCTTTTGTGACAGGATTATTTTTATAAAGGACGGAAAAATAATCGAAGAAGGCACCCATGATTCTCTTTTAAAAAAGGGCGGGGAGTACGCTCATCTTTTTGAAGTACAAAGCAAGTATTATAAGGAAGAACAGGATAAAGAATTGCCTGAAGGTTTAGGGGAAATCTGATGAAAACTGAAAAAGAACATAATAAAAAAAGACATAACAAGGGCTTGAATCGGCGGGCTTTTTTGCTTCTCTTTAAAAAGGCTCCTTTGTTTTTTATTTCCGTGCTTGGAGAAAAAGTTTTTACAAGCCTCTTGCCCTTTATAGGTATTTTCTTTTCGGCAAGAATTATAAACGAGCTTGTTTTAATTTATTCGGGGAAAGGAGATTTATCAAAAATCAAAAGTTTGGTTTTACTCTCTCTAATTTTAACGGCTGCCTTTATGCTTGTTTCTTCCTTATTTAAAAGATGGGCAAACTATGAAGGCCGAAGCGTGGATTATAAACTGCAAGATATCTATGTTCAAAAGTTTTTAAGCATGGACTTCCAAGATGTTGAATCCGCAAAAACAAATGAGATTTATACAAGGATGTGGCAAAATACAAATTACGCAGGCTGGGGT of the Treponema denticola ATCC 35405 genome contains:
- a CDS encoding methyl-accepting chemotaxis protein encodes the protein MKIRTSVNLFLTLTLVIVVFGALTSTIYYIRSFIEDVFYKNIHYILDSSFSELQRDIESGLTISRNFARQNNLIRWFESYEEDGKDGEDIKAMMLKLASDEKFSTCFAASGLTGSYYVVKDKKIVRDKLSENNAVDSWFYDILNKKDEIFYSIDYNKTLGTVNFWFDYKVANNKGEVLGLAGVAVNLDKAVEKMKQSMPSDNSWLSFIGKDDDVIISSNSELIGKKIELITGSLIPVEGVSGLYYCTDKDLGKAIIAKKQLKNLPYSIMLFAPMSDFVPSILLILRLPIIWSFGIFLIVLLLSSFLLRLSFARFAKMNSVFNKIAEGDFSIRADVSNDEVGSITSVLNNAIEKVSASLANIGKHTDKMQGMCENLSANMVESAAALNEITANIDGVRGQVLTQNSSVENAVSKVDEISRGISELDVHIDNQTESFMSSTKAVVEIVSNIEGVRGRAQDNLKAIKELEQTTHQGKETVKSVVDITRIVTEQSDGLLDAISVIQNTASQTNLLAMNAAIEAAHAGEAGKGFAVVADEIRKLAEESGEQGKNITKVLEELKSKIENLNGVGPRVSEQFEKISSMMDFIYRHEDGMIRTMNEQLKDAEVVLNEIHGMEEVSQAVKEGSDEMLLKIEKISQELKTLSSLSENITQRMTEMSVGVGQVNKNIQEVSDTARVNKETASGVASEIAKFKV
- a CDS encoding MATE family efflux transporter encodes the protein MYKKDLDLTEGVIWKTLIIFTLPILAGNFFQHLYTAADAVIVGKFTGKEGLAAIDSVLSLLKLPINLFSGLSAGATIIISQLFGAKKIKELFTAIHTSIGLTLIAGISLSIIGVLISPLLLFMMGVPQDIFEMTLSYVRIYFAGMGISLFYNIGSGILRAMGNSKTPFYALIVSSILNVILDLIFIGIFKWGIGGAALATVLSQLISAVIILFALTKKTGYCPLLLSKIKIDRLSSIKIARLGLPIGIQSAFFPIANMIIQATVNGTGTDNIAACALCGKLDFLIWILLEAMTTSVATFVAQNYGARKYDRITGVVRIGLIMSGIIIGSICVMLYFWNVPLGKLFINSKDYEVLIISEKLMHILAPFYTVFIFTEVFSAAIHATGETFKPMLITLLGVCASRIVWIFLFVPINPVIEMIVLAFPISWTLTSIIFTVYYFIYRKKLYQVR
- a CDS encoding ABC transporter ATP-binding protein translates to MEKEEKKEPIKYGILSNVWFMLKTSFRTYKSVPVLILLEALLYTGDNLISIFFAPAVLSLIQNNAPIKNLLITIFAFAFSLMLLRGLLSYLRTNHLFGRIGVRSELIFMIGSKAMNTSYNNLDNKDFEAKKNKAMGVTGGNSESTEAIWTTLQGLLQYLLCFIIYLVILASLNLNIILITFLTTCVSFFITNSVSSWMYKRRDEENKHVNHLRYITQTGKNKQLAKDIRLFGMEAWLKELYEKHLRLYSNFHLKGEKRYFFADLADLVLTFLRNGLIYYWLISLVLQKNISVPQFILYFAAAGTFTQWVSGILNRFSVLHKQSLDISRLREFFEFKEDYLFEKGEKIPLQKENLIELKDVSLLYSEGGTPVLDRFNLTLKPKEKLAIVGLNGAGKTSLVKLITGLYDPSQGEVLFNGKNIKEFNRSEYYKCFSAVFQEFSILPTSIAVNIAQSRENINKERIEDVLKLSGLYDKVKTLPQKEETRLCKDIFFDAVELSGGETQKLLLARALYNDRPFLILDEPTAALDPIAEHELYTKYNDLSKDKTSIFISHRLASTRFCDRIIFIKDGKIIEEGTHDSLLKKGGEYAHLFEVQSKYYKEEQDKELPEGLGEI